A portion of the Campylobacter concisus ATCC 51562 genome contains these proteins:
- a CDS encoding phosphatidylserine decarboxylase, translating to MSGYIAKAGYKFILFFLILFVLSLLFGILPLLFAILLFLGLYFFRDPEREPFSDDKLALLSPIDGKIKEISASNFDNNEVAKIVIKKSFFDVGTLRAVSDVKVAEIRKRHGLFLCQAMKISEFLNERAIIRFEKENIKFVMKIIAGAFSRSLEISNVTSLKASRKFGFLGSGEVILYLPRDTKICVSVGESVKAASLLGYFEEGKRDE from the coding sequence ATGAGTGGCTATATCGCGAAAGCAGGATATAAATTTATATTATTTTTTCTAATTTTATTTGTTTTATCTTTGCTATTTGGGATTTTGCCACTGCTTTTTGCTATTTTACTTTTTTTGGGACTTTATTTTTTTAGAGATCCTGAAAGAGAGCCATTTTCTGATGATAAATTGGCTTTACTATCGCCGATTGATGGCAAGATAAAAGAGATCAGTGCTTCAAATTTTGACAATAATGAAGTAGCTAAGATCGTCATAAAAAAATCTTTTTTTGATGTTGGTACATTAAGGGCTGTAAGTGATGTAAAAGTAGCTGAAATACGCAAAAGACATGGCTTATTTTTGTGTCAAGCTATGAAAATTTCAGAATTTTTAAATGAAAGAGCGATTATTCGCTTTGAAAAAGAGAATATAAAATTTGTTATGAAAATTATAGCTGGAGCTTTCAGTCGAAGTTTAGAAATTTCAAATGTTACTAGCCTGAAAGCATCTAGAAAATTTGGTTTTTTAGGAAGTGGTGAGGTGATTTTATACCTACCAAGAGATACTAAAATATGTGTAAGCGTCGGAGAAAGCGTAAAGGCTGCTTCACTTTTGGGATATTTTGAAGAGGGAAAAAGAGATGAATAA
- the ftsH gene encoding ATP-dependent zinc metalloprotease FtsH encodes MNNQNNNQNNGNNNGFFNKNPIFIFAIFAIVIVLAFRSFSGDGLGGSFGLNSNAQSKMVAYSEFKDMLKNKQLNEVAISETTIKGIGSDKTIYLAKRINDPTLIGILEQNGITYSVYSENNWFGDLIFSWIIPVFIFFAIWMFIASRMQKNIGGGILGIGSAKKLINSEKPKVKFDDVAGVEEAKEEVQEIVDYLKSPDKYLRLGAKIPKGILLVGPPGTGKTLLARAVAGEASVPFFSMSASSFIEMFVGVGASRVRDLFENAKKEAPAIVFIDEIDAIGKSRNSGPMGGNDEREQTLNQLLSEMDGFDADKSPVIVIAATNRPEVLDAALLRPGRFDRQVLVDKPDFKGRCDILKVHMKDVKIGKDVNIEDIARLTTGLAGADLENIINEAALLAGRKSKTFVEQADLVEAVERSIAGLEKKSRRVNPKEKRIVTYHECGHALIAELTKGAKRVTKVSVVPRGLAALGYTLNTPEENKFMMQKHELIAEVDVLLAGRAAEEVFIKEISTGASNDLERATDIIKAMVSMYGMSDVAGLMVLEKQRATFLNGGQSIKDYSDKMAEKVDEFVKTLLHERYTAVLGLLEIYKGAIENMVSALYEEETIEGKRVREIIKNYEIENSLESRLVETEEDEKSKKEE; translated from the coding sequence ATGAATAACCAAAATAATAACCAAAACAATGGCAATAATAACGGTTTTTTTAATAAAAATCCTATTTTCATTTTTGCCATTTTTGCAATAGTTATAGTTTTAGCTTTTAGAAGCTTTAGTGGAGACGGACTAGGTGGCTCTTTTGGGCTAAATAGCAATGCTCAGAGTAAAATGGTAGCTTATTCTGAGTTTAAAGATATGTTAAAAAATAAGCAGCTAAATGAGGTTGCTATCTCGGAAACTACCATAAAAGGCATAGGTAGTGACAAAACTATCTATCTTGCAAAACGTATAAATGATCCAACGCTCATTGGTATACTTGAGCAAAATGGCATAACTTATAGCGTTTATAGCGAAAATAACTGGTTTGGTGATCTTATATTTTCATGGATCATCCCGGTATTTATATTTTTTGCTATTTGGATGTTTATTGCTAGTCGTATGCAAAAGAATATTGGCGGTGGCATACTTGGCATAGGAAGTGCAAAAAAACTTATAAATTCTGAAAAACCAAAAGTTAAGTTTGATGATGTCGCAGGTGTCGAAGAGGCAAAAGAAGAGGTTCAAGAGATAGTTGATTATCTAAAAAGTCCTGATAAGTATCTAAGACTTGGGGCAAAAATTCCAAAAGGAATTTTGCTAGTTGGCCCTCCGGGCACAGGCAAAACGCTTCTTGCAAGAGCAGTTGCGGGCGAGGCTAGTGTGCCGTTTTTCTCTATGTCAGCATCAAGCTTTATAGAGATGTTTGTCGGCGTTGGCGCAAGCAGAGTTAGAGATCTTTTTGAAAATGCTAAAAAAGAGGCTCCAGCGATTGTTTTTATAGATGAGATCGATGCGATCGGTAAAAGTAGAAATTCTGGTCCAATGGGTGGCAACGACGAGAGAGAGCAAACGCTAAATCAGCTTCTTTCTGAGATGGATGGCTTTGACGCGGATAAGTCGCCAGTTATCGTTATAGCGGCTACAAATAGACCTGAAGTTTTGGACGCTGCGCTTTTAAGGCCAGGTAGATTTGATAGGCAAGTGCTTGTTGATAAACCTGATTTTAAAGGACGCTGCGACATCTTAAAAGTTCACATGAAAGATGTAAAGATTGGCAAAGATGTAAATATCGAGGATATCGCAAGGCTTACTACTGGTTTAGCAGGTGCTGATCTTGAAAATATCATAAATGAGGCTGCACTTCTTGCAGGACGTAAGTCAAAGACTTTTGTTGAGCAGGCCGATCTTGTGGAGGCTGTTGAGAGATCGATTGCTGGACTTGAGAAAAAGTCTCGCCGCGTAAATCCAAAAGAAAAAAGGATCGTCACTTATCATGAGTGTGGTCATGCCTTGATAGCTGAGCTAACAAAAGGTGCAAAAAGGGTAACAAAAGTCTCAGTCGTGCCACGTGGTCTTGCGGCACTTGGCTATACTCTAAACACGCCTGAAGAGAATAAATTTATGATGCAAAAGCATGAGCTGATAGCAGAAGTAGATGTACTTTTGGCCGGTAGAGCAGCTGAAGAGGTGTTTATTAAAGAAATTTCAACCGGAGCTAGCAACGACCTAGAGCGTGCGACTGATATCATAAAAGCTATGGTTAGTATGTATGGTATGAGCGATGTTGCCGGTCTTATGGTACTTGAAAAGCAACGTGCTACGTTTTTAAATGGTGGTCAAAGCATCAAAGATTACAGTGATAAGATGGCTGAAAAGGTTGATGAGTTTGTAAAAACGCTTCTTCATGAAAGATACACAGCTGTGCTTGGTTTGCTTGAAATTTATAAAGGTGCTATTGAAAATATGGTATCAGCACTTTATGAAGAAGAAACAATCGAAGGAAAAAGAGTTAGAGAGATTATTAAAAACTATGAGATCGAAAATAGTCTAGAGAGTAGGCTTGTAGAGACCGAAGAAGACGAAAAGAGTAAAAAAGAGGAATAA